The following coding sequences lie in one Anaerolineae bacterium genomic window:
- a CDS encoding TetR/AcrR family transcriptional regulator produces the protein MNNEKSTSRRERRIAARKEQILQAAAEVFREKGYGRATTKEIADAADVSEGTLYNYFNNKRELLIGLVQDFTNETIADIAEIQAEGIEDLMIQVMVSRLKKMRHKRLITLFLHEARMDPEIHQYYVEEMLGRFIHELEERLRALINAGIMRPINPAITARVIVSAMTGLAIIFDVGDDTVVQEMSDEELAKEMLNFFKHGLYPCPPTEKGRA, from the coding sequence ATGAACAACGAAAAATCAACGAGCCGGCGCGAGCGACGCATCGCCGCCCGTAAAGAACAAATTCTGCAAGCGGCCGCCGAGGTTTTTCGAGAAAAAGGCTATGGCCGGGCCACCACCAAAGAAATTGCCGACGCCGCCGATGTGTCGGAGGGCACGCTTTATAATTACTTCAACAACAAGCGTGAGCTGCTCATTGGCCTGGTACAGGACTTTACCAATGAAACCATCGCCGACATTGCCGAAATCCAGGCCGAGGGAATTGAGGACTTAATGATACAGGTGATGGTTAGCCGTTTAAAAAAAATGCGCCACAAACGCCTGATCACCCTCTTCCTGCACGAGGCCCGGATGGACCCTGAAATCCATCAATATTACGTAGAAGAGATGTTGGGCCGGTTTATCCACGAACTGGAAGAACGGCTGCGGGCGCTCATCAACGCCGGCATCATGCGGCCCATCAACCCGGCTATCACGGCTCGCGTCATTGTCAGCGCCATGACCGGGCTGGCCATAATTTTTGATGTGGGCGACGATACAGTGGTACAAGAAATGTCGGATGAGGAATTAGCCAAAGAAATGCTGAACTTTTTCAAACATGGCCTGTATCCCTGCCCGCCAACAGAGAAAGGCAGGGCCTGA